The sequence below is a genomic window from Zhongshania aliphaticivorans.
TTAAGTGCCACAAGCCTAAATCTACCCAATATTGGCTTACAACTTGCTATGCGACAGGATCACTCTATTCTTGGTCCAGTTGCTTTTTTAGCACTATCTGCGCACGATGTCAGGTCAGCATTAACAAGTGTAGGAAAATTTCTGTACCATTTCACCCCCGCCATTTCACTCACATTGAGAGAGAGTGAGGACCAACCAAGCCATGTCTGCTTAGATCTCATTAATGTCAACGCCAATCACAGTCGACAGGCAGTTGAGCACGCTGTCGCTTGCACGCTTCACATTATTCACTTGCTTACCGAAGGAAAATTTAAGGCGCGGGCCGTTCATTTCCGTCATTCAAAAATCGGTCCAGAAAGGCATTATCAAAGCGCGTTCAATTGCCCAACGGTATTTAATCAAAAATATGATTCAATAGAGCTCGACACCGACTTTTTAGATATCGAATTGAGCTCCCACAACCCTCAGCTTCACGGTTTGGTATCCAGCTATCTCTCTATGGTAGAAATAGATTCCAATTCCACAAGTAAACCGAATTTATCGACCAGCAAGCAAGCTCGTCATTTAATTCAAAAACTGCTACCGACCGGCCAACTGTCACGCCCGGTAATTGCAGAAAACATGAAGCTTCATGAACGTGCGCTGCACCGGAAATTGCAATCAGAGGGATACACCTTTGAAGCACTTGTTGACGAAGTTAGAATTACCGAAGCTAAAAAACTTCTTGCGCACGACGCCATACCCATGTCACAAATAGCGGGTTTATTGGGGTACAACGAACAAAGCTCATTTAATAGAGCGTTTAAACGCTGGTTTAATATGACGCCAAAACAATATTTGCAAAGCAAACCTTAGGCTAAATTAAAGTTTCACTCTTTAACCAAAAACTGCGCCCTAGCCATTGCTATAGGCGCAGCTTCATCTTCCTGCCACGCACTTATACTCACGTTAATCATTCGCCTACCGAGATAGATCAACTTGCAGCGCGAATGTGTAGCCACATACTTGCCTGCACGCACATAGTCCACCGCGAAATCGACCACCTTGGGAAATTTTTCACTGTTGCTATGCCGCAAGACATACATCATTGCCGACAACTCCATAAAACCAGCAATTGCCCCACCATGTAACGCTGGCAGTGTCGGGTTGCCGATATTGCTCTTTTTGGTCGGTAACAAAAAGCAATCGTTCTCCCCTCCCACTTGTATACCAAGCGTTTGCGCATAAGGAACTCGGTTAATAAGTTGATGCAATTCCAAATCATTCATTGTCGCTACCACGGGACTTCTGCCCTGATTGTTTCAATTTTTGCGCTGCACGAAACTCACGACGCATATCGGTAAACAACGCGAGCTCCATTCGGAAGAAATTACCAACAGCGGCTGCAATTGCCTGACCAGCATCCCCGTGGTGAGCAATGGCTCTGGTGAAAATTACACTTTCAGATACGCGATACACCTCAGCGTCGGCATATACCGTAAGGCTTGGCGTCGCAGCGCGCATATAATCAATACGCAAATCGATAGTCGGCACCATGGCCAAATCATCTAATGCGGTCGCCGCAGCAAAGCCACAACAGCTATCCAACAAAGCGGTGATTGCTCCACCGTGAATAACCCCAGTGTCTGGGTCGCCAATCAGCGCGTCGCTGTATGGCATCGACATGCCAACTCGGTGCAACTCAACATATTCTGAACGAATTCCTAATGTCGTAAAATGATCACCGTCATTCGCTTTCAGCACAGTATTAACAAAGCGATGTAGCTCTTCTAAATCCAATGCCATTACTTACCTCGATATAACTCAGTTACGCATCATAAAACGCTAATCGTCCTCATATTAACCAGCTCACCTACAAAAAGGTAGGATTCCGCGCAACCCACACAAAAAAAACCGCCACCAAAATCGGCAGCGTTTAAATAGGCCTAGGTATTTTTTAGTGGCCTGCGGCTAAACCCGAAGGCTAAAACGCCTTGCAGGAAAAGCTTCGCCCAAGTTACGTGTTGGCGGCTAGCGCCGCATCGTACGATAAGCCTCGTAATGATGAACTGCGAAGCCATTGTAGCTTCGATTATTAGCAGGCAATTGGCTGTGTACTCTTTGTAATACATATTCCATATTTGCGCTCCCCTCTTCACAAAAGGTAATCAACGTTGGGGGAATACACATGGTCTCAACGCCAAGCACTACCTGCTTATTTTGTGTTGATGCATAGCGCAACTCCTCATCAGCATCATTAATAATCCGCTGCTCGGTGTCACGATAATCCATCAGCGCTACCCGATCAGTCGCGTCAATAAACCACTGGTGCAATGGTCTAGAAGCCCCGTAACGACTCACCGCAAAGCTATCCCACCACACTGGCATATCGGCAACCAGTGGCAAGCCAACGACTGCCGCACGACTGCGCGCCTCGGCCAGCAAGTCTAATAATTGATTAGCGACCCAGTCGCGCTGATCTTGCCACTGTGAAACCAAGTGCGCTTCTATGTCTAGGTGAATCGCCGTCGGTCGTGCATCTGGGTAGCGGCGACTGTATTCAACCGCCTGATCGACCAAACTCAACAGCTCGTGGTGATGGTCACGCAGCGCCCATTCCGGCTTGCCAAACATAAGCTCAACGGCAATACCCCGGGACTGAAAAGTTCGAATAAACTCCGAGAGCATATAATGATTATTGAGGACGGGTATTCTGGCGTCGATATAGGCGGTATTCAGCCCCTTATTAAGCATAAAGCTCAGTAATTCAGTGCGTTTTTCTATGTCTAGCACTGGATCAGCCCGCCAAACCCACAGCCCTTTTTGCGGTATTATCGCACTGGGGCTAGCGCCACTCGCCGGTCTATCACTAATATCTGGTGCAGAAAAATACACTCTATCCAAATTCGTTTGCCCGCTAAAATACGGACTGCCATTTTGCCCTGCAATACCTAAGTGCACGCTGGTGACATTTTCGGCGTTATAGCCAATGCTAATACGATACCAACCGTCACCAATCGGCATCACTTCGGGATTATGTTCTGCACTCGCCTGTCCAATATTGCCACTTAGCAAATCAAAATAACTACGGTGAATCACACCGCTTTTTCGGGTAGCCAAATACACCCAGCGGCGACCAGTATCTTTAAAGTAAGCAGACAACACTTTGCTACCGCCACGCTGATCTGGTGCAATATCCTGAACCCTATCATGTGCACCGCTATTATAGGCGCGCAGGGAGTAATATCGGCCAATAGGGCCGTCGTCTCCCGCGACAACAGACTCAATCTGAAAGGATTTCAAATTATTGAGCGGCGCCGCCAAGAGCATGCTAGGCGACAGAAAAATCAGAACAAACAATAACGCTTGTTTAAACATTGTGTCACGGACCTCGATTCAAATACATGTCTGCGTTGCCCATTATTTTTCACTCAAACGCATAACAGTAAATTGCAATGTCGAGAACATGAAATTTGAGAATCAACAAGACGGAGAAGTTTATTTACATATGATTCCGCAGCTCCATCTGCAATGCGTGAAACACTAAGGCCTAGAAACTAATCGATCAAGTGCTAATTTAATTTTTTTATTATAATTAATAAAAAATATTTATTTTTATTAATAACTGTTACCTAACGGCGACACTATTAGGCCAGCAGAGACCGACACAGCTAAGTAAATGCCAGTTTAACGACAACGTATTAAAAAATTTCAACAACCATTCAGTATTTAAAAAATTAAGTTTTCAATCCATAAAAAAGCCGCTAACAAAAATTGCTAGCGGCTTTGGCGTCTTACTCAAATAACTTAATGAACCTGAGCTTCACCCGATCCCTGTGGGTAGCGAATACTCTCTACCATATCCTGCACGTCTTGTGGAGGTGCTGGCGTAAAGTGACAAACCACACCGGCAACCACAAAGTTCACCAGCATGCCCAGGGTGCCAATGCCTTCTGGTGACACACCAAACCACCAGTTGGCAGGCACGCTTGCCGCAGGGTTGATAAATTTGAAGTACACGATATATGTAGCGGTAAACACAATGCCACTAACCATGCCTGAAATTGCGCCGTATTTATTCATGCGCTTATAGAAGATGCCAAGGATAATCGCCGGGAAGAAACTCGATGCCGCCAAACCAAAGGCAAAGGCCACCACCTGCGCCACAAAGCCCGGCGGATTAATGCCTAAATACCCAGCGATGCACACTGCAACGGCTGCAGCCCCACGAGCGTAGCGTAGCTCTAACTTATCCGAGATATTCGGCATTAAATTACGCTTCAGCAAATCGTGAGAGATCGACGTTGATATAACCAGTAGCAAGCCTGCCGAAGTAGACAGCGCTGCGGCTACACCACCCGCTGCAACAAGGGCAATAACCCAGGCTGGCAGATTGGCAATTTCAGGATTGGCCAAGACCATAATGTCGCGATCTATGTGCATTTCATTGCGCTCGTCACCTGAGTAGAACATACGACCATCGTCGTTTTTATCTTCCCAGCCAATCAAGCCAGTTTGTTCCCAGTTGGTTACCCACGTCGGCGCTTTGCTGTACTCAGTACCCTGACTATCAGCGCCGTTGATGGTATTGATCATATTCAGGCGAGCAAAACCAGCAACCGCAGGTGCAGTGGTATACAGAACCGCGATAAAAATCAGCGCCCAGCCCGCAGATTTACGTGCGTCTTTTACCTTAGGAACCGTGAAGAAACGCACAATTACATGGGGCAAGCCCGCCGTGCCAACCATTAAGGCAGCAGTAATAAACAAGACATCCATCGTCGACTTAGTGCCACTGGTATAGGCGGCAAAACCGAGCTCCGCCGACAAGCCATCGAGCTTATCAAGCAAACTTATCCCCGAGCCGTCTGCCAAGGTTGCACCAAAGCCGAATTGGGGAATCACATGCCCAGTGATCATGATCGAGATAAAGATCGCGGGCACTAAATAAGCCATCATTAGTACGCAGTACTGAGCAACCTGTGTATAGGTGATACCCTTCATGCCGCCCAATACGGCGTAGAAGAATACAATGGCCATACCCAATATCACCCCGGTGGTAATATCTACCTCCAGAAAGCGACTGAACACGACCCCGACCCCTCGCATTTGCCCAGCCACATAGGTGAAGGACACAAAAATCGCGCAGACCACAGCCACAGTTCGCGCCGTTTGCGAGTAGTAGCGGTCACCAATAAAGTCCGGCACGGTAAATTTGCCAAACTTACGCAAGTAAGGCGCCAAGCAGAGCGCTAGCAAAACATAGCCCCCAGTCCAGCCCATTAAATAGACTGCGCCGTCGTAGCCCATAAAGGAAATAAGACCGGCCATTGAGATAAACGAGGCCGCACTCATCCAGTCTGCTGCCGTCGCCATGCCGTTAACAACGGGGTGAACACCGCCCCCGGCCACGTAAAATTCTTTGGTGGTACCGGCCCGACAGTAAATCGCTATGGCGATATACAATACAAAACTCAAACCAACAATTAAAAACGTCCAGATTCTAATATCCATCATTCACCCCTAGTCTTCTTGGACATCGTATTTTTCGTCGAGGCGATTCATTTTGTATACATACACAAAAATCAGTACCACAAAGGTGTATATCGAGCCCTGCTGAGCAAACCAAAACCCCAGCTTAAAACCAAAAAACTGGATTTGGTTAAGCGCATCAACAAACACAATTCCAAAGCCAAACGACACTAGCGCCCATACAAAGAGCAAGCTGAGTAAGAGCTTCACGTTTTCTCGCCAATAGGCTTTCGCCAGTTCTTTCGAATGAAATGCCATTATTGTGTTCTCCTGTTTTATTTCGTCTTATAGCCAAAGCATTGCAGTTAATTCGCTCACTCACCATTCGACCTTAGTCGAGCAGCCGTTAAAACGTGTATTTCGCACTAAATTGTAGACGATCAACATCGCCGCTATCGTCACTATTCACCGGTCGCTCGTTATTTTTAGTCGCGCGAATATATTCAACGCCAAAATTGAGCCCTGCGATTGGCGCGTAAATGAGATTGGCGTGGGCACTTTGATAAGAGGCCGCCGTAGTGGCTGCAACCGTATTAGGGTTATCGGCAGAGCTGGCCGACAACACCAAACTACTACGCCATTTTGGCGCCCAAAAATGCCGGTAGGCAATATAGCCTCCCACGGTATCAATTAAGTCGATATCGCCATTGTCGGCAATAACGCCGTCCCGATAAGTTTGCAAACCAAGATAACGCCCTAGGGCATTACCGGCACTGATCTGCAGCCGAACATCATCTGCGCCGAATTGCCAAATACCTGCAAAGCTCAAGCCGTAGCCATACACACTGTCGTCACCGCGTATCGCCTGTGCCTGACTGTTAGTAAAATTTTGCTTATAGGCAAGCTCCCGTAGCAACGCCGCAAAGCTATAACTAAAATCACCTGACTTTGCGTTATAGCGTAGCACCGTATCGGGCAGGGCATTATTATCGTAAGCGCTAGCTCCTGCGGCAGAGCCATCTTCACCGTATAAGCCACTCGAGGGGTTTTCCACTGCCAGCATCAGCGAACTTGTCGCACTCAACGCACGGGTCCAGCGCAATTGCGCCTGACGCTCAAACAAGGTACCCACGGGGCCAACAAAGTCGAGGATATCGGGTAAGCTGCCCACATTAAAAAACGTGCTCCACGTCTGACCAGCCAGTATTGAACTGTCGGCATCGTACTGCCAGTTTAAATACGCGTGTCGAATACGCGATGCGGCGGAGTTGCTGATACGCTCATCGCCAATTTGATTCACGCCAAAATCCATCTCAATATAACTGCCCACGGTACCAAGCTCGGTAGCAGTAGTGGTTTTAAACCAAATGCGCGAATGCTTGGCATGCATATCAAGATGGGTGTCGCCAGACTCCCCCCCCACCGGAATCACTGAGGCGACGAGAAAATCATCTCCCACCCCCGCCAAGGCCCGCTCGCCATCGCTATATTGGCTGGCAATGACATCCAGTTTTATATACCCGCCGAAGGCATATTCAGTAGCGCCTTTAACTTGCTGTGTCTTGGATGTTGCGTCTTTTTCAGCAAGTACTTTCTCTAAATCTGCAACTCGCTGCTCTAGCGTCTCTAAATACGGTGTCGCGGAAGCCGCAGCGTCTGCAACAACCGGCAGGGGTAGCACGGCAAAAGCCAAGCACGCAATCAAGCTTGACGGCGACGCTTGGCCAGTCAAGTTAGCCAGAGTCCATTTTTTATTCATTATCATAGTGAGCCGTCTCGTATCGGAAATGACACGAAATTTATAGGCTCTCGGATACCCAAGGGGTATTAGCCTTTAGTCATGCCTAGACCAAAGTCTAAGCATGACTCCATTCGCCGTGACCCCAGACCCTAGACCCTAGACCAAGGTCTAATTTTAGCGGCGCGTTATTACTGAGATAGTGGGGCTATTCCTACGGGTCTTTGCCCTGCAATGCGGGGCATTTTTCTATACACTGTGCCACAGTAATTAAATAAAAAAGGCATCAGATGGACACACTGCGATTTATCATTGCCGACGATCACCCCTTGTTTCGCGCGGCACTTAAAGCAAGCCTCAGCATTAGTTTTGAGAACTGCCTTGTTGTTGAAGTAGCATCTATTGCAGAGTTACAAAGTGTTTTAGCGACTGACACGAATAGCGATCTAATCTTACTCGATTTACATATGCCAGACGCGCAGGGCTTTAGCGGTCTCATACACCTGCAAGCCCACTACCCTGAAATCCCCGTATTAGTGGTCTCGGCCAGCGAGAGCCCTGAGGTCATGTGCCGTGCCATTGACCACGGCGCCGCCGGTTTTTTGCCCAAAAGCAGTCAAGCAGAAACAATCAGCCTCGCTATTAAAGCCGTGCTTAGTGGCGACCGCTGGCTACCTGAAGGGATTCAATTTCAAACTGGGCAAAATAGCAAAGAGCAAAAAATGGCCAGCGATATTGCCAGTCTCACACCTCAGCAATTTCGCGTAGCCAGCCTGTTAGTACAAGGCCTGCTCAACAAGCAAATTGCCTATGAACTCGACATCACCGAAGCGACCATAAAAGCCCACGTCACTGAAATTTTTCGCAAGCTCGGCGTTCATTCCCGCACCCAAGCGGCGCTGGCATTCAGCCAATTAGATGTCAGCCCGCCAGACCTTCCCTAAACGAGCTATGCGCGCAATACCAGTTGCCGAATTAGCCCACGCAGTGCCGCAGGCTTTACTGGTTTCGCCAAAAACTGATAGCCACTATCCTCCACTTGGCCACGTATTTCTGCACTGTTATCTGCGCTGATCACCACCGCGGGCAAACGGGTATGCCAGTGATAATTCAGTGCCTGCAACAGCTCTAAGCCGGTTTCACCGCCATCCAAATGAAAGTCCGCCAAAACAATATCCGGCGCCGTATCTAAGCGCCACTGCGCCAAAACTTCACCGAGATTGGCGCCGGTAAACACCTTGCACCCCCACTGACTGAGCAAGGCATGCATACCCGCGCGAATAGCGACCTCATTGTCGATACACAGCACACTGATTCCCGCCAATTCCGATTGCAAACGAGGAGTATCAGCAATAAATCGGCGCTCCTGCCGCTGACCCAGTGGCACTCGGATAGCAAAGACACTACCGCGGCCTTCAATGGAATGCAGCGACACTTCATGGCCCAGCAAGCGACTAATTCGTTGCACAATAGAAAGCCCGAGACCAAGGCCCTTTTCAGCATCATTGTGATCAAGCCGCTGACCGCGTTCAAACTCATCAAACACCCGCTGCTGATCCAGCAGCGATATACCTGGCCCGGTATCCCATACCTGAATTAAGACGCTATCGCCTCGACGCCGACAGCCCAGCAACACACCGCCAGTTCGGGTATAGCGCAGGGCGTTAGACAGAAAGTTTTGCACAACCCGCCGCAATAATTGCTGGTCGCTGTATACCCACACATTGCTCGGTCTAAAATGCAGAGCCAAACCATTTTGCTCGGCAAGCAAGCCGCACTCCCGCGCCAATGGCTCAAGCAGGTCGCTTAAACAAAAGTCGCGGCGATCTAGCCGTATATTTCCCGAGTCTAAACGGGCGACTTCCCGCAAGGAGGTAATCAGGCTTTCGGCGCCGGTCAATGCCGCGTCAATATGCCCCACCTCTGCAGCCAACTCAGTCGCTGCGGTGCGGTGAGCCAATGCCGCAGTAAACAAGCGTGCCGCACTAATCGGCTGCAATAAATCGTGACTGGCCGCCGCCAGAAAACGGCTTTTACTGGCGTAAACGGTATTTAATTCCCGTTCAATTTTGGCCCGCGCCTGATTTTCATGGGCCAGTGAGTCATTCGCAGCGCTCAATGCGGCGGTGCGCTCAATTACACGGCGCTCTAACTGGTTTTTGGTTTCATCCAGTTCATTGAACATACGGCGATATTCACTAATATCGGTGTAGGTCGTTACATAGCCGCCGTTGGCCATTGGCGTTCCGCATATTTCAATCACTAAGCCATTGGGCAAGCTCCGCTCTAGCCGATAGGATTTGCCGTCGCTGAGTAGCGCCAAGCGCCGCGCAATCGCCGCATCCACATCGGTATCGGCATTTTGCAAATAGCCCCGCTCAGCATTGAATTGATAAACCCGCGCAATGGGGCAACCGATATACAGTAAGCGTTCCGGAAACCCAAATAACTCCATATAGCGGCTATTCCACGCCACCAAGTCCAAATTAGCGTCAACCACACTAATGCCCTGAGGAACGGTTTCGAGGGTAATTTGCAGCAAATCCTGACCAAACTGCAATTGTTTAGAGCTATCACCAATGAGAAGCACAAACTCATCTAGCTCTAAAGGCTTCTTACGTTGTAACAAATCCAAGGTGCGGTGTGCTGACACGGCACCCACAATCGCCGCCAGGGCCGACTCAACTTCCTTCACAACAAAGCTCGGCACCGGATCATTCGGCAATAAACGCTGCCCCAGGCGATGCTCAAAACGCTGCCATAATTGCTGACTGCGCTCGCGCCCTAATAGCGGCGTTAGCATGCGTTGCAATTGCCAGCTTTCAATTTTAGTCAGGGCAAAATCGGCTTTTTGGTAGGCCCAATCCCGCTGCAATTGGGTAAAGGCCCGCGCCTGACGCAATTCAATTGCCCGAAACCGACTAAACCCCGACACCAGCGCCAAACTCAGACAGTTAAGCAGTAAGCTCCAAAACACACCGTGACTCAGTGGGTCCAGAAAATCTACCCCAAATAACGCCTCCGGGCGCAACCACTGCGAACCCAATAAGCCCTGCGCCAACAAGGGGTGTAAGGGCCCCAACAAGGCAGGTAGCAACAAGCAGTAAAACCACAGCGCGCCGCCCACAAACAAGCCAATGATCACGCCACGGGAATGCGCCCTCGGCCAATACAAGGCTGCAATGATAGCCGGCAACAATTGCGCTGCCGCGGCAAATGACAATAGCCCGAGTGACGCCAAGCCCGCGCGATTATTCAGCTGCTGCTCCAAAAACCACGCCGCGAGCAACACCGCTGCTATTGCGGCGCGACGCGCCTTTTGCAGCCACTTAGCATTAATACTGTGGGCGCGATTAAAAAACTGCCAAAGTGGCACCATCCATTCATTACAAATCATCACCGACAAGGTCACACAGGCCACTATCACCATGCCCGTCGCGGCTGACAAACCACCCAGCATTGCCACGACAGCCAAGCTATTGCTGCCTGCTGCCAGCGGCGCGGTCACCACAAACATATCGGCGCTGCCACTATAAGGCGACAAGCCACCTCCTAAGAGCGATTGCCCGAGTACCGCTATTGGCGCGATCATGATACAAAACAGCGCAAGGTAGGCTGGGAATATCCACCGCGCAAGGCGCATATCCCGACGGCTATGGTGTTCAACCACCATTACGTGAAACTGCCTTGGCAAACACACAATCGCTGCCGCCGCCAACACCAGCTGTGTGATAAAATTAATCGGCTCTGGCCAGCCCCCTAATTGGCCGTAATCAAGGACAAGGTCCTTCGCCTCTGCGCCAAATACCAAGCTGATCGCGAACACCCCAACCGCAAGAAAAGCAATGAGTTTAACCACCGACTCGACCGCTATCGCAGCCATCAAACCTCGGTGGCGGTGACGCTTATCCACCACCCGGGTGCCAAAGGCCACCGTAAAAACCACTAAAATTAAGGCGGCTATAAAACTGGTGCTGCTGTGATTTTCAATTAAATTGGGTTGCCACAGGCGCTGAACTGTTAACCAGGCTTGAGTCACGGCTTTTAATTGCAGGGCGATATAGGGCAAGCTGCCAACCACCGCAATAAATGTCACCAAGGCGGCAAGAAACTGGTGTTTGCCATAGCGCGAACCAATGAAGTCGGCAATCGAGGTTACTCTATTGCGAGTACTCACTACCGACAGGCGGCGAATAAACGGCCAGGCCAAAACAAACAGCAAAATGGGGCCAAGATAGATGGGGACAAAGGACCAGCCGTCATTAACTGCCTGGCCAACCGCACCAAAAAAGGTCCAAGAACTGCAGTACACCGCCAGCGACAAGCTATACACCAGGGCACGCAGCAGCGATGAGCGCTGGGTATGCCGATCGGCCCACCACGCAATTAAAAACAAACAACCAACGTAACTAAACGCCAGTAACACAACCCACTGGTTTGCCAGCACCTGCCCTCTCTACGCCGGAAAGCGACGATATGTTTGCGAATCCCCACAGTCTAGCCTAGCGCGGCGGCAGCAGTATTGGACAATAGTCGACATTCAATGCCACAAAGGCGAAAAAGCACCGCATTTTCACCCCTACCAGCGCGGAGCAAGACCCCCACTTGGTGAGATTTACAGTATTAAACCTTTCCCTTATTGCCACTGATGCGTAACATTCGCACTCCAGAAATCAGGGCCATTGCACCTGTGCAAGCCCCCTGAACACACTCAATACATCAAGCCGTACCCAAAATATATGTCTACTATTTTTCTCGCTGGCCAACGCTGGATTAGCAACCCGGAACCCGACCTAGGTTTGGGCATTATTCTTGAAGCGCAAAATCGTCGTGTTGTTATTGCCTTCCCTGCGGCAGAAGAAGAGCGCACCTACGCGGCTGCCGCGGCGCCGCTGTCCAGAGTGCTATTCCAGATTGGCGATGAGATCGACGTACCTGGCCAAGGCCGCTTAGTCGTCACGGAGCTGCAAGAACACAGCGGCTGTATCGTGTATTTTGCCGAAGACGAGAGCGGCGATATTCATCCCGTGCCCGAGCAAATTCTGAGTGCCAACATCAAACTCAGCAATGCCAAAGAGCGCCTACTGGCGGGTCAAGTTGAACACCACCGCCGCTTTGAACTTCGCGCGGCTACGTTAGAACAGCAAAACACCTGCAAAGCCGCCAGCACCTTGGGCTTGCTCGGTCCCCGGGTTCAACTGCTACCGCATCAGCTATATATCGCCGCCGAGGTTGCCAGCCGCGCCGCCCCGCGGGTATTGCTCGCCGATGAAGTAGGTTTGGGTAAAACCATCGAAGCGGGTCTCATCATTCACCAGCTTCTGCTGTTGGAGCGCGCCAAGCGCGTACTGATACTGCTACCAGACAGTCTGGTACACCAGTGGCTGGTCGAGATGCTGCGCCGCTTTAACCTAAAATTCAGCATTTTCAATGAAGCCCGCTGCCAGCAAATTGACCAGTACGAAGACGACCCAAGCAGCATATTCTTTGACGAAGAAGAGTCCAAAGAAAAAGAAGAGAACCCCTTTGAAGACGCCCAGCTGGTCATTTGCCCGCTGAGCTGGATCAGCTCC
It includes:
- a CDS encoding NahK/ErcS family hybrid sensor histidine kinase/response regulator, with the protein product MLANQWVVLLAFSYVGCLFLIAWWADRHTQRSSLLRALVYSLSLAVYCSSWTFFGAVGQAVNDGWSFVPIYLGPILLFVLAWPFIRRLSVVSTRNRVTSIADFIGSRYGKHQFLAALVTFIAVVGSLPYIALQLKAVTQAWLTVQRLWQPNLIENHSSTSFIAALILVVFTVAFGTRVVDKRHRHRGLMAAIAVESVVKLIAFLAVGVFAISLVFGAEAKDLVLDYGQLGGWPEPINFITQLVLAAAAIVCLPRQFHVMVVEHHSRRDMRLARWIFPAYLALFCIMIAPIAVLGQSLLGGGLSPYSGSADMFVVTAPLAAGSNSLAVVAMLGGLSAATGMVIVACVTLSVMICNEWMVPLWQFFNRAHSINAKWLQKARRAAIAAVLLAAWFLEQQLNNRAGLASLGLLSFAAAAQLLPAIIAALYWPRAHSRGVIIGLFVGGALWFYCLLLPALLGPLHPLLAQGLLGSQWLRPEALFGVDFLDPLSHGVFWSLLLNCLSLALVSGFSRFRAIELRQARAFTQLQRDWAYQKADFALTKIESWQLQRMLTPLLGRERSQQLWQRFEHRLGQRLLPNDPVPSFVVKEVESALAAIVGAVSAHRTLDLLQRKKPLELDEFVLLIGDSSKQLQFGQDLLQITLETVPQGISVVDANLDLVAWNSRYMELFGFPERLLYIGCPIARVYQFNAERGYLQNADTDVDAAIARRLALLSDGKSYRLERSLPNGLVIEICGTPMANGGYVTTYTDISEYRRMFNELDETKNQLERRVIERTAALSAANDSLAHENQARAKIERELNTVYASKSRFLAAASHDLLQPISAARLFTAALAHRTAATELAAEVGHIDAALTGAESLITSLREVARLDSGNIRLDRRDFCLSDLLEPLARECGLLAEQNGLALHFRPSNVWVYSDQQLLRRVVQNFLSNALRYTRTGGVLLGCRRRGDSVLIQVWDTGPGISLLDQQRVFDEFERGQRLDHNDAEKGLGLGLSIVQRISRLLGHEVSLHSIEGRGSVFAIRVPLGQRQERRFIADTPRLQSELAGISVLCIDNEVAIRAGMHALLSQWGCKVFTGANLGEVLAQWRLDTAPDIVLADFHLDGGETGLELLQALNYHWHTRLPAVVISADNSAEIRGQVEDSGYQFLAKPVKPAALRGLIRQLVLRA